The following proteins are encoded in a genomic region of Streptococcus constellatus subsp. constellatus:
- a CDS encoding heavy metal translocating P-type ATPase, with protein MENDKKEYKLSGMTCAACAMTIEMVVKELSTVEDATVNLATEKLTVLPKEGFASEQVLEAVKEAGYQAAEKGEQKQSDYAKQVAEKKEKVRQMASQIWFAAGATVPLLYISMGSMIGLPFPSFLDHTVHPIAFVSAQLFLTLPAIWVGWGFYVRGFRNLAKRHPNMDSLIAVGTSAAFLYSLYSVVQVLFGHHTFVHQLYFESVGVIITLVLLGKYLEDNAKGRTSQAIQSLMSLVPNQATVIRYGEVVTIDTEDIKVGDIVRIKPGERMPVDGVVISGQTYVDESMMTGESVPVEKNAGDVITSATINQTGSIDYKATKVSSDTTLAQIVHLVEEAQGSKAPIAAMADKISLYFVPLVLGLAVLAALLWYFLAGESLQFSLSIFIAVLVIACPCALGLATPMAIMVGTGKGAENGVLIKSGEALEAAHLVDVIVLDKTGTITEGKPSLTDVLTFSTISREALLSLVASSEQHSEHLLAIAVLQAAQAEDLSLAPVTDFQAISGKGIIAQVEAQEVLIGNESLMRQYQIELGEHISDLIFLSHQGKTAMFVALDRQLVGLVAVADQIKKNSREAIAKLQKMGLEVVMLTGDREETAQAIAREAGVDQVIAEVFPDGKADVVRTLQTQGKKVAMVGDGINDAPALVQAEVGIAIGSGTDVAIDSADIVLMHSDLLDVVTAIRLSQATIKNIKENLFWAFAYNTLGIPVAMGLLHVFGGPLLNPMLAGLAMSFSSVSVVTNALRLRRFKIKS; from the coding sequence ATGGAAAATGATAAAAAAGAGTATAAATTGTCTGGAATGACTTGTGCAGCCTGCGCGATGACTATTGAAATGGTAGTCAAGGAACTTTCAACGGTAGAAGACGCTACTGTGAACTTGGCTACGGAAAAATTGACAGTTCTTCCCAAAGAAGGATTTGCAAGTGAGCAAGTCTTAGAGGCTGTGAAAGAAGCTGGCTACCAAGCGGCAGAAAAAGGAGAACAAAAGCAGTCTGATTATGCAAAACAGGTCGCAGAAAAGAAAGAAAAAGTACGCCAAATGGCGAGTCAGATTTGGTTTGCGGCAGGAGCAACTGTGCCACTTCTTTATATTTCAATGGGGAGCATGATTGGTTTGCCGTTTCCTTCCTTTTTGGATCACACGGTGCATCCCATTGCTTTTGTATCGGCGCAGCTTTTCCTTACTTTACCGGCTATTTGGGTAGGCTGGGGCTTTTATGTGCGTGGCTTTCGGAATTTGGCGAAACGGCATCCGAATATGGATAGTTTGATTGCTGTAGGAACGAGTGCAGCCTTTCTTTATAGTTTGTACTCGGTCGTTCAAGTGTTATTTGGGCATCATACTTTTGTACACCAATTGTATTTTGAATCAGTTGGTGTGATTATCACTCTTGTTTTACTGGGGAAATATCTGGAAGACAATGCCAAAGGACGAACCTCACAAGCGATTCAAAGTTTGATGAGCTTAGTACCCAATCAGGCAACTGTGATCCGTTATGGCGAAGTCGTAACAATTGATACGGAAGACATCAAGGTGGGAGACATTGTGCGAATTAAGCCGGGAGAACGCATGCCGGTTGACGGTGTGGTTATATCTGGACAAACCTATGTAGATGAGTCTATGATGACAGGTGAAAGTGTTCCTGTTGAAAAAAATGCCGGAGATGTGATTACGAGTGCCACTATAAATCAAACGGGTTCTATTGATTATAAAGCAACCAAAGTCAGTTCAGACACGACTTTAGCTCAGATTGTTCATTTGGTAGAGGAAGCGCAAGGGTCAAAAGCGCCTATTGCGGCTATGGCAGATAAAATCTCGCTTTACTTTGTGCCACTTGTCTTAGGCTTGGCAGTTTTAGCAGCTCTGTTGTGGTACTTTCTGGCGGGAGAGAGTTTGCAATTCTCACTTTCTATCTTTATTGCGGTGTTGGTCATTGCTTGTCCTTGTGCGCTTGGCTTAGCTACTCCGATGGCTATTATGGTAGGTACGGGAAAAGGAGCTGAAAATGGTGTCTTGATTAAGTCTGGGGAAGCTCTTGAAGCGGCTCATTTGGTAGATGTTATTGTTCTAGATAAAACAGGTACGATTACAGAAGGAAAGCCCAGTTTGACTGATGTACTGACTTTTAGCACTATTTCGCGAGAGGCTTTACTTAGTTTGGTAGCAAGTAGTGAGCAACATTCAGAGCATCTGCTAGCAATTGCCGTTTTGCAAGCAGCTCAAGCAGAAGACTTATCTTTGGCGCCGGTAACAGATTTTCAAGCGATTTCAGGTAAAGGAATTATAGCCCAAGTAGAAGCGCAAGAAGTGTTGATTGGGAATGAAAGTCTGATGAGACAATACCAAATTGAGCTTGGAGAACATATTTCTGATTTGATTTTCTTATCACATCAAGGAAAGACAGCTATGTTTGTCGCTTTGGATAGGCAATTGGTTGGGCTGGTAGCAGTCGCTGACCAAATCAAAAAAAATAGTCGTGAAGCTATTGCAAAATTGCAAAAAATGGGCTTAGAAGTGGTGATGTTGACAGGGGATCGTGAGGAAACAGCTCAAGCCATTGCAAGAGAAGCTGGTGTCGATCAAGTGATTGCAGAAGTATTTCCAGACGGCAAAGCAGATGTCGTAAGAACTTTGCAAACTCAAGGAAAGAAAGTTGCTATGGTAGGTGATGGGATTAATGATGCACCTGCTCTTGTACAGGCCGAAGTTGGGATTGCCATTGGTTCTGGAACCGATGTGGCTATTGATTCAGCCGACATTGTCTTGATGCATAGCGACCTTTTAGACGTGGTGACAGCCATTCGACTTAGTCAAGCCACGATTAAAAATATCA